Proteins from one Bradyrhizobium roseum genomic window:
- the ruvX gene encoding Holliday junction resolvase RuvX has product MPAPILPLIDAVTHWPERGALVGLDLGTKTIGVAVSDPDRRLATGVETLHRKAFKADAARLLAIAGERNAVGFVLGLPINMDGSEGPRAQSTRAFARNFSNLTGLAIALWDERLSTAAVERELIGMDVSRARRAEVIDEHAAIFILQGALDRLTKLRADR; this is encoded by the coding sequence ATGCCCGCCCCCATCCTCCCCCTGATCGACGCCGTCACGCACTGGCCCGAGCGCGGCGCCCTTGTTGGCCTCGACCTCGGCACCAAGACCATCGGCGTCGCCGTCTCCGATCCCGACCGCCGGCTGGCGACCGGCGTCGAAACGCTGCACCGCAAGGCGTTCAAGGCCGACGCGGCGCGGCTTTTGGCGATAGCCGGCGAGCGTAACGCTGTCGGTTTCGTGCTGGGACTTCCCATCAACATGGACGGCAGCGAGGGGCCGCGCGCGCAATCGACCCGCGCCTTTGCCCGCAATTTTTCCAACCTCACCGGCCTTGCCATCGCGCTGTGGGACGAGCGGCTGTCGACGGCGGCCGTCGAGCGCGAGCTGATCGGGATGGACGTCAGCCGCGCCCGTCGCGCTGAAGTGATCGACGAGCATGCCGCGATCTTCATCCTGCAGGGCGCGCTGGACCGGCTGACGAAGCTGCGCGCGGATCGCTGA
- a CDS encoding cyclase family protein, with translation MRLAFVWCCSVALLGGVGTANAQDWTKSKWGPNDEIGAANYMTPELVVKAAGLVKTGKTYPLGIPVDSTTPAYPPRAFKITVVQPGQAGSPGLGPSKTTYNDDLIDGWVGVGSQLDGLGHIGVEHVYYNGNKLLEFADPSGLKKLGVEKIPPMVTRGVLLDMAAHYGTDVVKEGTAFNTKEIEEVAKKQGVEIRQGDVVIFHTGWLSLIGKDDKRFGAGEPGLGVEGAKYLTGKGVVAIGADTWGVEAVPFETKNIFEVHQILLPMNGTYILENMNTAELAKDKAYEFMFVLGQPRFKGAVQSMINPVAIR, from the coding sequence ATGCGACTTGCGTTCGTATGGTGCTGTTCTGTTGCTTTGTTGGGTGGGGTCGGAACAGCAAATGCTCAAGACTGGACGAAATCGAAATGGGGACCGAACGACGAGATCGGCGCCGCCAACTACATGACGCCTGAATTGGTCGTGAAGGCGGCGGGGCTGGTGAAGACCGGCAAAACCTACCCGCTCGGCATTCCCGTCGACAGCACGACCCCGGCCTATCCGCCGCGGGCGTTCAAGATCACCGTCGTTCAGCCCGGCCAGGCCGGCAGCCCGGGCCTCGGGCCGAGCAAGACCACCTACAACGACGACCTGATCGATGGCTGGGTCGGCGTCGGCAGCCAGCTCGACGGCCTCGGCCATATCGGCGTCGAGCACGTCTACTACAACGGCAACAAGCTGCTCGAGTTCGCCGATCCTTCCGGGCTGAAGAAGCTCGGCGTCGAGAAGATTCCGCCGATGGTGACGCGCGGCGTGCTGCTCGACATGGCCGCGCATTACGGCACCGACGTCGTCAAGGAAGGCACCGCCTTCAACACCAAGGAGATCGAGGAAGTCGCCAAGAAGCAGGGCGTCGAAATCCGCCAGGGCGACGTCGTGATCTTCCATACCGGCTGGCTCAGCCTGATCGGCAAGGACGACAAGCGTTTCGGGGCCGGCGAACCCGGGCTTGGCGTCGAAGGCGCAAAATATCTCACCGGCAAGGGCGTCGTCGCCATCGGCGCCGACACCTGGGGCGTCGAAGCGGTTCCGTTCGAAACCAAGAATATCTTCGAGGTGCACCAGATCCTGTTGCCGATGAACGGCACCTACATCCTGGAAAACATGAACACGGCCGAACTCGCCAAGGACAAGGCCTATGAATTCATGTTCGTGCTCGGCCAGCCGCGCTTCAAGGGCGCCGTGCAGAGCATGATCAATCCGGTCGCGATCCGGTAA